A stretch of the Uranotaenia lowii strain MFRU-FL chromosome 3, ASM2978415v1, whole genome shotgun sequence genome encodes the following:
- the LOC129756749 gene encoding transcription factor grauzone-like, producing the protein MGPIDGCRLCFDSFAENVCSIESPQLQEQMSRVFNFPVETKEGWSSNVCQSCSYTISEFYIYSEKVRKNQNLLSTDSLDIDPDDSDKKTVLVKIDDSETADADEPMVEIVNLKKESEDTIDVENLEVFDDVDRASLSEGEVSEEEYKPPKKTRKRRGPRIKEDKETPSTKIAQNKAKLKFEREQKDLQIQAFYRMTCAVCSSEYSDFISLNSHFRASHGRNTYVVCCNRKLIGRRYMLEHLELHRDPTAFSCNLCKKSFKSKEYLNTHQIKAHGTEDQRPYKCDRCTQSFSKQFLLKTHLATHEKAECTLCKKVLSSKSALAVHILNMHGERDRKLICDSCGQEFLNKLSFERHIKEQHLGIEVLKKKQCHLCQKWLMGERGLKFHLQIHADKGKDHICDVCNQNYPSSIALYRHKKRVHIEEKLECEFCGRKFKQAYALREHRAIHTGEVLYSCEVCCATTNSRANYYVHFKKNHPVEWMNKRKKAAEANAPINKRSFPVGPTTSNFGL; encoded by the exons ATGGGCCCCATAGATGGTTGCCGATTGTGCTTCGATTCGTTTGCAGAAAATGTTTGTTCCATAGAAAGTCCTCAGCTGCAGGAACAGATGAGTCGGGTGTTCAATTTTCCG GTGGAAACTAAAGAAGGCTGGTCCAGTAACGTCTGCCAGAGCTGTTCCTACACCATATCAGAGTTTTACATTTACTCGGAGAAGGTCCGTAAGAACCAGAATCTGTTGAGCACAGACTCATTGGATATCGATCCAGACGATAGCGATAAGAAAACAGTTCTGGTTAAAATCGATGACTCTGAAACCGCCGATGCCGATGAACCTATGGTAGagattgttaatttaaaaaaagaatccgaAGACACaatcgatgttgaaaatttggaagtTTTTGATGACGTTGATCGGGCATCACTGAGTGAGGGTGAAGTTTCCGAGGAAGAGTATAAACCACCAAAGAAAACCAGGAAAAGACGAGGGCCACGGATAAAGGAAGATAAAGAAACGCCATCGACGAAGATCGCCCAAAACAAAGCTAAATTGAAGTTCGAACGAGAACAAAAAGATCTACAGATACAGGCTTTTTACCGAATGACATGTGCCGTGTGTAGCAGTGAGTATTCTGATTTTATTTCTCTAAACTCACATTTTCGGGCGTCCCATGGACGAAACACCTATGTGGTTTGTTGCAATAGGAAGCTCATCGGGAGAAGGTATATGTTGGAGCACCTTGAGTTGCACAGAGATCCGACGGCGTTCAGCTGTAACTTATgtaaaaaaagcttcaaaagcaAAGAATATCTCAACACGCATCAAATCAAAGCTCACGGTACGGAGGATCAACGTCCGTACAAATGCGACCGATGTACACAATCGTTTTCTAAGCAATTCTTGCTCAAAACACATTTGGCTACTCACGAGAAAGCTGAATGCACTCTTTGCAAGAAGGTTCTTTCGAGTAAATCAGCCTTGGCGGTGCACATCCTTAACATGCATGGAGAGCGTGATCGAAAGCTTATCTGCGACAGTTGCGGGCAGGAATTCTTGAACAAGTTGAGCTTTGAGAGGCACATCAAAGAACAACACTTGGGGATCGAAGTTCTGAAGAAGAAGCAGTGTCACCTGTGTCAGAAATGGTTAATGGGGGAGCGCGGCCTTAAATTCCACCTACAGATTCACGCAGACAAAGGGAAAGACCACATATGCGATGTCTGTAACCAGAACTATCCCAGTTCGATAGCTCTGTATAGGCACAAAAAGCGCGTGCACATCGAAGAGAAGTTGGAGTGCGAATTTTGCGGTCGTAAATTCAAACAAGCGTACGCTTTAAGA GAACATCGTGCAATACATACGGGCGAAGTGCTGTACTCTTGTGAAGTGTGTTGTGCAACGACCAATTCTCGAGCCAACTATTATGTTCACTTTAAGAAAAATCACCCGGTAGAGTGGATGAATAAGAGAAAAAAGGCAGCGGAAGCTAATGCACCTATAAACAAACGGTCATTCCCAGTGGGACCTACgacttcaaattttggattATAG